The genomic stretch CGATCCGTGCAGTAACACTTTATGCTTCTGCTATGGCTGATGCGATTCTTGCTGGTAAAGAATATGCTCAATCACAAGCAAATGCACAAGCTAAAGCAGAAGAAGCTCCAGCTTCTGAGGCTTAATGCGTTTGACGCTAGCTTGTCATTTTTGCGACATGTGATGGTGGCAAAGTAAGCGTTATGTATGCAGGCGGCCCATGAGAACTCCTCTGGGCCGTTTCTGTTCTAAAAAGAATTCATTTTCTACCGAATTTAGGAGATAAACATGACTGCAGTTACAGCAAGCATGGTTAAAGAATTGCGCGATCGTACTGGTCTTGCAATGATGGAATGTAAAAAAGCATTAACAGAAGCGGGCGGCGACATCGAATTAGCGATCGACAACCTACGTAAATCTGGTCAAGCTAAAGCTGCTAAAAAAGCAGGTAACATTGCTGCTGACGGCGCAATCACAATTGCTCAAGACGGCAACAAAGCACTTCTTCTAGAAGTTAACTGTCAAACTGACTTCGTTGCAAAAGACGAAAACTTTGCTGGTTTCTCTGCGAAAGTTGCTGCTGCTGCACTTGCTGCAAACGTAACTGATCCTGCTCAAATCGCTGAATTGAAACTAGAAGATGGTGCAACTGTTGAAGAAGCGCGTATCGCTCTTGTTCAAAAGATCGGTGAAAACATCCAAGTACGTCGTGCGAAAATTGTTGAAGGCGAAAACCTTGCAGTTTACAAACACGGTCTTAAAATCGGTGTTGTT from Acinetobacter lwoffii encodes the following:
- the tsf gene encoding translation elongation factor Ts, whose translation is MTAVTASMVKELRDRTGLAMMECKKALTEAGGDIELAIDNLRKSGQAKAAKKAGNIAADGAITIAQDGNKALLLEVNCQTDFVAKDENFAGFSAKVAAAALAANVTDPAQIAELKLEDGATVEEARIALVQKIGENIQVRRAKIVEGENLAVYKHGLKIGVVVSYTGDEATGKGLAMHVAAFNPVAVNAEGVSAELIAKEKEIAEAKALESGKPANIVEKMVVGSVEKYLNEVVLERQMYVIDNDKKVADVLKATGTTVANFVRFEVGEGIEKKAEMSFAEEVAAAQAAAK